The following coding sequences lie in one Arachis stenosperma cultivar V10309 chromosome 5, arast.V10309.gnm1.PFL2, whole genome shotgun sequence genomic window:
- the LOC130979052 gene encoding uncharacterized protein LOC130979052, producing the protein MDGHSHLTTLLLKCFYNKECLKRGMNLTCVDPLIKLKLVKEISLVSEAFKEAIVNIEVEEKFLAELEAKKLKVSCLKKDYREHKEDKVAQTQSMDDQIMQLQLKRREIFRALETIHH; encoded by the exons ATGGATGGTCACTCTCATTTGACTACTCTATTGCTGAAGTGTTTCTACAACAAGGAGTGTCTTAAAAGGGGAATGAATCTCACATG TGTTGATCCCCTGATAAAGTTGAAGTTGGTGAAGGAAATTTCATTAGTGAGTGAGGCTTTCAAGGAGGCCATAGTCAACATTGAAGTGGAAGAGAAATTCTTAGCAGAACTTGAGGCAAAGAAGCTTAAGGTTTCTTGTCTCAAAAAGGATTACAGAGAACATAAGGAGGACAAAGTAGCTCAGACACAATCGATGGATGATCAAATCATGCAACTTCAGTTAAAAAGAAGAGAGATTTTTCGTGCCCTTGAAACCATCCATCATTAG
- the LOC130979051 gene encoding uncharacterized protein LOC130979051: MMDSMKRRTETRTEAKQQQNQECATTFLNEGILMLLSGWHALQMAVNNQWGGSDSLQKSHHLASNLFSSLSKSYAPVPVEDLENLLHECMLLTFNTEIEDGSIEQVAEQLVGIHEEYLLRQSSLHI; encoded by the exons ATGATGGATTCCATGAAACGGAGAACAGAAACAAGAACAGAGGCAAAGCAACAGCAGAATCAAGAATGTGCGACTACTTTCCTGAATGAGGGTATCCTTATGCTTCTCTCTGGCTGGCATGCCCTTCAAATGGCCGTCAACAACCAATGGGGTGGCTCTGACTCCCTCCAGAAATCCCACCACCTTGCTTCTAATCTTTTCTCTTCCTTATCCAAATCCTATG CACCCGTTCCTGTTGAAGATTTGGAAAATCTGCTCCATGAATGCATGTTGCTTACATTTAACACAGAGATAGAAGATGGCAGTATTGAACAG GTAGCAGAACAGTTGGTGGGTATCCATGAAGAATACTTGTTACGACAGTCATCTCTTCATATCTGA